A region from the Paenarthrobacter aurescens genome encodes:
- a CDS encoding ribosome small subunit-dependent GTPase A has product MGRDARSWDESDVRIRPSKKGSRPRTKDRPSHDDAVIGRIITVDRGRYRAIVDEDSTNERIVIAARARELRRNPVVPGDFVALVGDVSGSPDTLARLVRVEERKTLLRRSADDTDPIERVVVANADQLVVVVAAANPEPRTGFIDRALVAAYDAGIEPLLLITKADVKDPAELLANYLSLDFPVIISRTADSEAGGIDARSDDGLSARLDKDAVSQLRSHLGGKVTVMLGHSGVGKSTMVNALTGAERATGGVNAVTGRGRHTSSSALALKLDDAPSGSWIIDTPGIRSFGLAHVDPDRILHSFPDLEPGTETCDRGCKHGANATNCGLDAWVNDGHAGPSGVARLASLRRLLGADPRLEAKETKELGTVN; this is encoded by the coding sequence ATGGGCCGTGACGCACGCTCCTGGGACGAATCGGATGTTCGGATCCGTCCCAGTAAAAAAGGATCCAGGCCCCGCACCAAGGACCGCCCCAGCCATGATGATGCCGTCATTGGCCGCATCATCACAGTGGACCGCGGACGGTACAGGGCAATTGTTGATGAAGATTCCACGAACGAACGCATTGTCATTGCAGCCCGCGCCCGTGAACTTCGCCGCAACCCCGTGGTCCCTGGCGACTTCGTGGCCCTCGTAGGGGACGTATCAGGTTCACCGGACACCTTGGCACGCCTTGTTCGGGTGGAGGAACGGAAGACGCTGCTTCGCCGCAGTGCTGACGATACCGATCCCATCGAACGGGTTGTGGTGGCCAATGCCGATCAGCTTGTGGTGGTTGTTGCCGCCGCCAACCCGGAACCGCGTACCGGGTTCATTGACCGGGCCCTGGTTGCAGCCTACGACGCCGGCATTGAACCGCTGCTGCTCATCACCAAGGCTGACGTCAAAGATCCGGCCGAACTCCTGGCCAATTACCTGAGCCTGGACTTTCCGGTGATCATCAGCCGCACCGCCGACTCCGAGGCCGGCGGCATTGACGCCCGCTCCGATGACGGGCTCTCCGCCCGTCTGGACAAAGACGCGGTATCCCAGCTCCGCTCACACCTCGGTGGGAAAGTCACCGTAATGCTCGGCCACTCCGGCGTAGGCAAATCCACCATGGTCAATGCCCTGACCGGCGCAGAACGTGCCACGGGCGGGGTAAACGCTGTAACCGGACGAGGACGGCACACCTCGTCCTCAGCCTTGGCGCTCAAGCTTGATGATGCCCCGTCCGGCAGTTGGATCATTGACACGCCCGGCATTCGCTCCTTTGGTTTGGCCCACGTTGACCCGGACCGGATCCTGCACTCGTTCCCGGACCTGGAGCCCGGTACGGAGACCTGCGACCGCGGCTGCAAGCACGGTGCCAACGCTACGAATTGCGGGCTGGATGCGTGGGTAAATGATGGCCATGCCGGCCCATCTGGAGTGGCACGGTTGGCATCCTTGCGCCGCCTGCTGGGTGCCGACCCCCGCCTGGAAGCCAAAGAGACCAAGGAGCTTGGAACCGTCAACTGA
- the hisN gene encoding histidinol-phosphatase — MTQPVSTYNDDLRLAHVLADSVDAQTMDRFKALDLQIETKPDLTPVTDADKAAEEAIRGQLSRSRPRDAVLGEEFGSSGHGSRRWIIDPIDGTKNFVRGVPVWATLIALVDEGEPVVGVVSAPALGKRWWAAKDMGAYMGRSLASATRLKVSNVSRLADASMSYSSLSGWKERGNLDEFLGLTEDIWRTRAYGDFWSYCLVAEGAVDIACEPELNLYDMAALVPIVTEAGGRFTSLEGEDGPFGGNALATNSILHSEVLKRLNPGLDDLL; from the coding sequence ATGACCCAACCCGTTTCCACCTACAACGATGACCTGCGCCTTGCCCACGTCCTCGCTGATTCAGTCGATGCCCAGACCATGGATCGCTTCAAGGCACTGGACCTGCAGATCGAAACCAAGCCGGACCTCACGCCGGTTACGGACGCTGACAAGGCCGCGGAGGAAGCAATCCGCGGCCAATTGTCCCGTTCACGCCCGCGGGATGCGGTTCTTGGCGAGGAGTTTGGCAGCAGTGGGCACGGTTCGCGTCGGTGGATCATCGATCCCATTGACGGCACCAAAAACTTTGTCCGGGGCGTCCCGGTGTGGGCAACGCTGATCGCCCTCGTGGACGAAGGCGAACCCGTGGTGGGAGTGGTCAGCGCGCCGGCATTGGGCAAACGGTGGTGGGCTGCCAAGGACATGGGCGCTTACATGGGCCGCTCCCTGGCCTCGGCAACACGACTCAAGGTGTCCAATGTTTCCCGGCTTGCCGACGCCTCGATGTCCTACTCCAGCCTCTCGGGATGGAAGGAACGCGGCAACCTGGATGAATTCCTGGGGCTCACCGAGGACATCTGGCGCACACGCGCCTACGGTGACTTCTGGTCCTATTGCCTGGTGGCCGAGGGTGCGGTGGACATCGCGTGCGAGCCGGAGTTGAACCTCTATGACATGGCTGCACTGGTCCCTATTGTCACTGAGGCAGGTGGCCGGTTTACCTCCTTGGAGGGCGAAGACGGTCCCTTCGGCGGCAATGCACTGGCTACCAATTCCATCCTGCACTCCGAAGTCCTCAAGCGGCTGAACCCCGGGCTGGACGACCTTCTCTAA